The following proteins come from a genomic window of Diceros bicornis minor isolate mBicDic1 chromosome 4, mDicBic1.mat.cur, whole genome shotgun sequence:
- the LOC131401405 gene encoding olfactory receptor 10T2-like has product MRRQNQSVITEFILIGFSNLGDLQIPLFFIFLLVYLTTLMANATIMTVTRLDRALHTPMYFFLFVLSCSETCYSLVIVPKMLTNLLSTSLTISFSGCAAQLYFFVGLACTNCFLIAVMGYDRYVAICNPLNYTLIVSRTTCMQLVLGSSFCGFLISVVVNVLVFSVPFCASNHINHFFCDISSVIKLGCTDTKLKEMVIFFLSILVLLFPLVLIFISYIFIVSTILKISSVEGQCKAFSTCASHLTVVIIHYGCASFIYLRPTSLYSSDKDRLVSVTYTVITPLLNPLVYTLRNKEVKMALRNVLRRYSFPKTVLVS; this is encoded by the coding sequence ATGAGGAGACAGAATCAGAGCGTGATCACCGAGTTTATTCTCATAGGCTTCTCAAACCTAGGGGATCTGCAGATCCCTCTCTTTTTTATCTTTCTACTTGTCTACCTGACCACTCTGATGGCCAATGCCACCATCATGACTGTCACTCGTCTGGATCGGGCTTTGCACACCCCTATGTACTTCTTTCTCTTTGTCCTCTCCTGCTCTGAAACCTGCTACTCCTTGGTTATTGTACCAAAAATGCTGACCAACCTGCTTTCCACAAGCTTGACTATTTCTTTCTCTGGGTGTGCTGCACAGCTCTATTTCTTTGTGGGCTTGGCTTGTACCAACTGTTTTCTAATTGCCGTGATGGGCTATGATCGCTATGTTGCCATCTGCAACCCTCTCAACTACACACTCATTGTTAGCCGGACCACCTGCATGCAGTTGGTTCTAGgctccagcttctgtggtttccTGATCTCTGTGGTTGTCAATGTCCTGGTGTTTAGTGTACCCTTCTGTGCCTCCAATCATATCAACCACTTTTTCTGTGACATTTCCTCTGTCATAAAACTGGGCTGCACAGACACCAAGCTGAAAGAGATGGTCATCTTCTTCCTCAGCATTCTGGTATTGCTCTTTCCCTTAGTGTTGATATTCATCTCCTACATCTTCATTGTTTCCACCATCCTCAAGATCTCCTCAGTGGAGGGACAGTGtaaggccttctccacctgtgccTCCCACCTCACAGTGGTCATTATCCACTATGGCTGTGCTTCCTTCATCTACTTGAGGCCCACATCCCTGTACTCCTCTGATAAGGACCGGCTTGTGTCAGTGACCTATACTGTGATCACCCCACTACTCAATCCCCTTGTCTACACACTGAGAAATAAAGAAGTTAAGATGGCTCTGAGAAACGTTCTCCGTAGATACTCCTTTCCCAAAACTGTATTAGTAAGTTGA